From one Solanum lycopersicum chromosome 12, SLM_r2.1 genomic stretch:
- the LOC101243865 gene encoding polygalacturonase QRT2 — MCSSISSYTMKNLVFLFILIGLSNSRIYSASIYGYPGSFNVLDYGAAADGITDDSQALLNTWNDACSSSAGYPQVIIPPNMIFLLSPMTLIGPCNSQNIYFVVSGSLVSPSSPSVWTGQDSSQWLAFRNVSGLVVGGSGTIDGQGKKWWDQSCRYHPELDGCTKLAPTALKFIFCSQSSISNMYFANSAQTHILIERCNGFNVNNVMIQSPGNSPNTDGIHIQASQNVAITNSKISSGDDCISIGDYSSNVQIYNIQCGPGHGISIGSLGKGGHSAQVSNIHVNNVFFYGTTNGARIKTWQVGRGFVRDVTFENLQFNSVKNPIIIDQHYCDVRGACKETGTGVQISNVVYQNIYGTSITDVAINLNCSMSVPCTDITMQLIQLTPATPGKQVKAYCKNASGQEYGIEPGPCLSGI; from the exons ATGTGTTCCTCTATCTCTTCATATACTATG aAAAATTTGGTTTTCTTGTTCATTTTAATTGGCTTGTCAAATTCAAGAATATATAGTGCAAGTATATATGGATATCCAGGAAGTTTTAATGTCCTGGATTATGGAGCTGCTGCTGATGGCATAACTGATGATTCTCAA gcATTACTTAATACATGGAATGATGCATGTTCATCCTCAGCTGGATATCCTCAAGTGATTATTCCtccaaatatgatatttttacttAGCCCTATGACACTCATAGGCCCCTGCAATTCACAGAACATCTATTTTGTg GTGTCCGGTAGTCTTGTTTCACCGAGCTCACCAAGTGTATGGACCGGGCAAGACTCGAGTCAATGGCTAGCTTTCAGAAATGTTAGCGGTCTAGTTGTTGGTGGCTCAGGAACCATTGATGGTCAAGGCAAAAAATGGTGGGATCAATCATGTAGATACCACCCTGAACTG GATGGATGCACAAAATTAGCTCCAACT GCGTTGAAGTTCATTTTTTGCAGTCAGAGTTCGATCAGTAACATGTACTTTGCAAACAGCGCGCAAACTCATATACTTATAGAGAGATGCAATGGTTTCAATGTCAACAATGTAATGATTCAATCTCCAGGAAATAGTCCAAATACTGATGGAATTCACATTCAAGCTTCTCAAAATGTGGCCATTACAAATTCTAAAATTAGTAGTG GAGATGATTGCATTTCAATTGGAGATTATTCTTCTAATGTCCAAATATACAACATTCAATGTGGACCAGGTCATGGTATAAG TATTGGAAGCTTAGGAAAAGGAGGTCATTCTGCTCAAGTATCGAACATTCATGTGAACAATGTTTTCTTCTATGGAACTACTAACGGAGCTCGTATCAAGACATGGCAG GTTGGCAGAGGCTTTGTCCGAGATGTCACGTTTGAGAATCTTCAATTCAACTCTGTGAAGAACCCCATCATAATTGACCAGCATTACTGTGATGTTCGAGGGGCTTGCAAGGAAACG GGAACTGGAGTGCAAATCAGCAATGTTGTTTACCAGAACATATACGGAACGTCGATCACGGATGTCGCGATAAATTTAAACTGCAGCATGTCTGTGCCATGTACAGATATAACAATGCAGCTTATACAACTAACACCAGCAACACCAGGAAAACAAGTTAAAGCTTATTGTAAGAATGCTAGTGGACAAGAATATGGAATCGAACCCGGTCCTTGTCTCTCTGGAATTTGA
- the LOC101256947 gene encoding uncharacterized protein yields the protein MANSWRRNQQIKIFTPKNLLLFFFTSLLLLIFLYLTSQTQPHNPKPLKSIKNPIFNLPIKPFDCYNSPQAYPVIASVVEGVKYPFLFSLSDFGNLPEKPHKNIQRVLKGKPFRKPDISVTLQELLEKMKGKNGIFLDVGANVGMATFAAAVMGFKVLAFEPVFENLQKICEGIYFNRVGELVEVYEAAVSDHNGNITFHKLVGRLDNSAVSATGAKLAFKSNEEIEVQVKTIPLDEVIQETERVLLIKIDVQGWEYHVLKGASKLLSRKKGEAPYLIYEEDERLLQASNSSAKEIREFLQSVGYNHCTQHGTDAHCTKTD from the exons ATGGCAAATTCATGGAGAAGAAACCAACAAATCAAGATCTTCACCCCCAAGAATctccttctctttttcttcacttctcTTCTCCTCCTTATTTTCCTCTATCTCACATCACAAACCCAACCCCACAATCCAAAACCCCTCAAATCTAttaaaaatccaatctttaaTCTCCCCATAAAGCCATTTGATTGTTACAATTCACCTCAAGCTTACCCTGTTATAGCTAGTGTAGTTGAAGGTGTGAAAtacccttttcttttttcactttcagattttgggaattTGCCTGAAAAACCTCATAAGAATATTCAGAGGGTACTTAAAGGAAAACCCTTTAGAAAGCCTGATATATCTGTGACTCTGCAAGAATTGTTGGAAAAGATGAAGGGTAAAAATGGGATTTTTTTGGATGTTGGAGCTAATGTAGGAATGGCTACTTTTGCTGCTGCTGTAATGGGGTTTAAAGTTTTGGCCTTTGAACCTGTTTTTGAGAATTTGCAGAAAATTTGTGAAGGTATTTACTTTAATAGAGTTGGAGAGTTGGTTGAGGTTTATGAAGCAGCTGTCTCTGATCATAATGGGAATATTACCTTTCACAAG TTGGTTGGTAGACTTGACAATAGTGCAGTATCTGCCACCGGTGCCAAGTTGGCTTTTAAGTCAAATGAAGAGATTGAAGTTCAAGTAAAAACTATTCCTCTTGATGAGGTTATCCAAGAAACGGAGCGTGTACTACTGATAAAGATAGATGTTCAAGGTTGGGAGTATCATGTACTTAAGGGAGCATCAAAGTTATTGTCAAGGAAGAAAGGTGAAGCACCTTACCTGATCTACGAGGAAGATGAGCGATTGTTGCAAGCCAGCAATAGCAGTGCTAAGGAAATCCGGGAGTTTCTACAGAGTGTGGGTTACAACCATTGCACTCAACATGGTACAGATGCACACTGCACAAAAACAGATTGA
- the LOC101257241 gene encoding protein BUNDLE SHEATH DEFECTIVE 2, chloroplastic yields the protein MANSLCFTPIASLNSFNKPGLINRNGNCAGRKIQLIKDVTFNSKSNLRVVEVKAADSDKETKVKSIVCQKCDGNGAVACSQCKGAGVNSVDHFNGRFKAGGLCWLCRGKKDILCGDCNGAGFLGGFMSTFDE from the exons ATGGCAAATTCTCTGTGTTTCACCCCTATAGCTTCATTGAACTCTTTCAATAAACCAG GTTTAATTAATCGAAATGGGAATTGCGCTGGAAGAAAGATTCAATTGATCAAAGATGTAACCTTCAACTCCAAGAGTAACTTAAGAGTCGTAGAAGTGAAG GCCGCTGACAGTGATAAAGAAACAAAAGTAAAGAGCATAGTCTGTCAAAAGTGTGATGGAAATG GTGCAGTGGCGTGCTCACAATGTAAAGGCGCTGGGGTTAACTCCGTCGATCATTTCAACGGACGGTTTAAAGCCGGTGGACTATGTTGGCTGTGCAG AGGTAAGAAAGATATATTGTGTGGTGATTGCAATGGTGCTGGATTTCTTGGTGGATTTATGAGTACGTTCGATGAGTAG